In the genome of Nocardioides marmoribigeumensis, one region contains:
- a CDS encoding ABC transporter permease yields the protein MTDTNTRLAPPPRQETSHTTAQPRRRFDLRQGGEVFALVLLVVVFTLINPDSFLTVVNVQTMLDQASTPLIIGVGATLVILLGCIDLSVEGLMSACGLAFVLLSANSRDTADLGAWAILIGVLLGAALGLANGLVHTVLKIPSFIVTLGMGFVGFGIATLLFGDSQLPFLKSNGLKDWPTDKLLGLTHSFWLAALVVAVGLVVTRFTKLGRYTYAIGNSEPIARDNGVAVARYKVAVFTIAGACSGLAGVLTTMQLGSAPARIGIGMLFLTIAAVVIGGTSLGGGKGGIFRTTIGVLMLTVINNGLIQSDVSPNVQTAVSGGVLVLAIVAASWPHRSRLRIMK from the coding sequence ATGACCGACACCAACACCAGGCTCGCGCCGCCGCCGCGGCAGGAGACGAGCCACACCACTGCCCAGCCACGCAGGAGGTTCGACCTCCGTCAGGGCGGCGAGGTCTTCGCCCTGGTCCTGCTCGTCGTGGTCTTCACCCTGATCAACCCCGACTCGTTCCTCACCGTCGTCAACGTGCAGACGATGCTGGACCAGGCCTCGACCCCGCTGATCATCGGCGTGGGAGCGACCCTGGTGATCCTGCTCGGCTGCATCGACCTGTCGGTCGAGGGCCTGATGAGCGCCTGCGGCCTCGCCTTCGTCCTCCTGTCGGCCAACAGCCGTGACACCGCCGACCTCGGCGCCTGGGCCATCCTCATCGGCGTCCTCCTCGGCGCGGCCCTCGGCCTGGCCAACGGTCTCGTGCACACCGTGCTCAAGATCCCCTCGTTCATCGTCACGCTCGGCATGGGCTTCGTCGGCTTCGGCATCGCGACCCTGCTCTTCGGCGACTCCCAGCTGCCCTTCCTCAAGAGCAACGGCCTCAAGGACTGGCCCACCGACAAGCTGCTCGGCCTGACCCACTCCTTCTGGCTCGCCGCCCTCGTCGTGGCGGTCGGCCTGGTCGTCACCCGCTTCACCAAGCTGGGCCGCTACACCTACGCGATCGGCAACAGCGAGCCGATCGCCCGCGACAACGGTGTCGCCGTGGCGCGCTACAAGGTGGCGGTGTTCACCATCGCGGGCGCCTGCAGCGGCCTGGCCGGCGTGCTCACCACCATGCAGCTCGGATCGGCACCCGCCCGCATCGGCATCGGGATGCTCTTCCTCACCATCGCCGCCGTCGTGATCGGTGGCACCTCCCTCGGAGGCGGCAAGGGCGGCATCTTCCGCACCACCATCGGCGTCCTGATGCTCACCGTCATCAACAACGGGCTCATCCAGTCCGACGTCAGCCCCAACGTCCAGACCGCCGTGTCCGGCGGGGTCCTCGTGCTCGCGATCGTCGCGGCGTCGTGGCCCCACCGCAGTCGCCTGAGGATCATGAAATGA
- a CDS encoding HAD-IIA family hydrolase, which translates to MTATPVRPGVRRRAERLYDGYLFDLDGTIYLGDTLLPGAFELVTRLREAGRETLFLSNNPTRDPQMYADKLGRLGLPTPVDRIVNPVVTMAAWISQEMPGATVFVIGEEPLTRAIRATGCRISEDPAEIDLVVASYDRGFDYRKLQIAFDALWQHGRARLVATNPDAYCPFPGGRGEPDAAAIIAAVEACTGRRCEINVGKPDPLMLHTALGAIGLPGESCVMVGDRLYTDIAMAVDAGIPSALVLTGESTPEMVEQLPEDRRPTLVLDRIDHLLPPV; encoded by the coding sequence ATGACCGCGACCCCGGTGCGCCCCGGCGTACGACGGCGTGCCGAGCGGCTCTACGACGGCTACCTGTTCGACCTCGACGGCACGATCTACCTCGGCGACACGCTCCTGCCGGGCGCCTTCGAGCTGGTCACGCGGCTGCGCGAGGCGGGCCGGGAGACGCTCTTCCTCAGCAACAACCCCACGCGCGACCCGCAGATGTACGCCGACAAGCTCGGCCGACTGGGCCTGCCCACCCCCGTGGATCGCATCGTCAACCCGGTCGTCACCATGGCGGCCTGGATCTCGCAGGAGATGCCCGGGGCGACGGTGTTCGTCATCGGCGAGGAGCCGCTGACCCGCGCGATCCGGGCGACCGGCTGCCGGATCTCGGAGGACCCTGCGGAGATCGACCTGGTCGTGGCCAGTTATGACCGCGGGTTCGACTACCGCAAGCTCCAGATCGCCTTCGACGCGCTCTGGCAGCACGGCCGGGCGCGCCTGGTCGCGACCAACCCGGACGCCTACTGCCCGTTCCCAGGAGGCCGGGGAGAGCCGGACGCGGCGGCGATCATCGCGGCCGTCGAGGCGTGCACCGGCAGACGGTGCGAGATCAACGTCGGCAAGCCCGACCCCCTCATGCTGCACACCGCGCTGGGCGCCATCGGGCTGCCCGGCGAGTCGTGCGTCATGGTCGGCGACCGCCTCTACACCGACATCGCCATGGCCGTCGACGCCGGCATCCCGTCGGCCCTGGTCCTGACCGGGGAGAGCACGCCCGAGATGGTCGAGCAGCTCCCCGAGGACCGCCGTCCCACGCTTGTGCTGGATCGCATCGACCACCTGCTCCCACCCGTCTGA
- a CDS encoding sugar ABC transporter ATP-binding protein yields MTTQLFAHGTRPDQDAPALRLTGVSKSFSRVTAVQDITLEIKRNQVVGLIGENGAGKSSLLKILTGIYQPDSGTIEVLGKAVKFRRPQDSVAAGIGVVHQEQSLLTNLSVAENIAMNAVASKDAAVKLGWYRWKRLNQEAAEVLSKVGSTVDPRTVVGDLPFVDRQMVEIARALRVDEHTHASPLVILDEPTAVLERDETAILEREIRALRELGSVIFVSHRLDEVMRVCDRILVMRQGRLVADRATSDVTQEELFQLMVGHAQRSPQRSAPQHESETPALEIEGLGLTGTFRDVSLTVHPGQCVALVGTIGSGREEVCRAVFGAGDYDTGTVRVDGKEIRHWRMGKAVRSGVAYVPAERKTEGMVGGLSGAENLTLAKPGAAVSGPLLRPRARKRLAEEWFETLDVRPRDPDLHLERFSGGNQQKVVMAKWLMDEDLKVLVLDHPLRGLDAGAAETVNEQIQAACARGTAVLLIADTIEDALESAHVVVVMRDGEVTATYDLSVESATSLDLLERMV; encoded by the coding sequence ATGACCACGCAGCTCTTCGCCCACGGGACCCGCCCCGACCAGGACGCCCCGGCCCTCCGTCTCACCGGCGTCTCCAAGTCCTTCAGCCGCGTGACCGCGGTCCAGGACATCACCCTGGAGATCAAGCGCAACCAGGTCGTCGGCCTGATCGGCGAGAACGGCGCCGGCAAGTCCAGCCTCCTCAAGATCCTGACCGGCATCTACCAGCCCGACTCCGGCACCATCGAGGTCCTGGGCAAGGCCGTGAAGTTCCGCCGCCCGCAGGACTCGGTCGCCGCCGGCATCGGCGTGGTGCACCAGGAGCAGTCGCTGCTGACCAACCTGTCGGTCGCCGAGAACATCGCGATGAACGCGGTGGCGAGCAAGGACGCCGCGGTCAAGCTCGGCTGGTACCGCTGGAAGCGCCTCAACCAGGAGGCGGCCGAGGTCCTGTCCAAGGTCGGCTCGACCGTCGACCCCCGCACCGTCGTGGGCGACCTGCCGTTCGTCGACCGCCAGATGGTCGAGATCGCCCGGGCCCTGCGGGTCGACGAGCACACCCACGCCTCCCCCCTCGTCATCCTCGACGAGCCCACCGCGGTGCTCGAGCGCGACGAGACCGCGATCCTCGAGCGGGAGATCCGGGCGCTCCGCGAGCTGGGCTCGGTGATCTTCGTGTCCCACCGCCTCGACGAGGTCATGCGTGTCTGCGACCGCATCCTGGTGATGCGCCAGGGCCGGCTCGTCGCCGACCGGGCCACCTCCGACGTCACCCAGGAGGAGCTGTTCCAGCTCATGGTCGGCCACGCGCAGCGGTCGCCCCAGCGGTCCGCTCCGCAGCACGAGTCCGAGACCCCCGCCCTCGAGATCGAGGGGCTCGGCCTGACCGGCACCTTCCGCGACGTGTCGCTGACCGTCCACCCCGGCCAGTGCGTCGCCCTCGTGGGGACGATCGGGTCGGGCCGCGAGGAGGTGTGCCGCGCCGTGTTCGGTGCCGGCGACTACGACACCGGCACGGTCCGGGTCGACGGCAAGGAGATCCGCCACTGGCGGATGGGCAAGGCCGTCCGCAGCGGTGTCGCCTACGTGCCGGCCGAGCGCAAGACCGAGGGCATGGTCGGCGGCCTGTCCGGCGCCGAGAACCTGACCCTCGCCAAGCCGGGAGCCGCGGTCTCCGGACCGCTGCTCCGGCCGCGTGCGCGCAAGCGGCTCGCGGAGGAGTGGTTCGAGACCCTCGACGTCCGCCCGCGCGACCCCGATCTGCACCTCGAGCGCTTCTCCGGCGGCAACCAGCAGAAGGTCGTCATGGCCAAGTGGCTGATGGACGAGGACCTCAAGGTCCTGGTCCTCGACCACCCGCTGCGCGGCCTCGACGCCGGCGCCGCGGAGACCGTGAACGAGCAGATCCAGGCAGCCTGCGCCCGCGGCACCGCCGTCCTCCTGATCGCCGACACGATCGAGGACGCGCTGGAGTCGGCCCACGTCGTCGTCGTCATGCGCGACGGCGAGGTGACCGCCACCTACGACCTCTCCGTCGAGTCCGCCACCTCGCTCGACCTCCTCGAAAGGATGGTGTGA
- a CDS encoding sugar ABC transporter substrate-binding protein: MSLTKSRRRTLAAAVAASTVLALTSACSTTSSGGAAGKPIDKKDLVIVASVINTTNPYFASNIEGAKLLGKKLDIPVKIVDSEGSSQKEISKIQAILAQGKKAIVFVNTVASSDVPPIINSCKQAGAYCTIWWNKPDDYEPWDQGNNFVAFQKHGGVDSGRCTASTLAEAIGTGGILALGGVQDSTTSQTRVAGLKDELKKYPNVDLLEVRPANWDPQLAFQETQSAIAKYGDKIKGIWAADDGMIIGAKEAVDKSELKGKVKFSSDGLYPPVIDVMKQKDNPIVGETFHRGYMASSIGLYTAYLAATGKIDPSKLPHEKRDSLFKISCVTPENLADYTKYDTQAYKDQFIDGLIKNGPWDAQPVPLVGGGPEKLPNS, translated from the coding sequence ATGTCCCTCACCAAGAGCCGCCGGCGCACGCTGGCCGCCGCGGTCGCGGCGAGCACGGTGCTCGCCCTGACCAGCGCCTGCTCCACCACCTCGAGCGGGGGTGCGGCCGGCAAGCCCATCGACAAGAAGGACCTCGTGATCGTCGCCTCGGTGATCAACACGACGAACCCCTACTTCGCCTCCAACATCGAGGGCGCCAAGCTGCTCGGCAAGAAGCTCGACATCCCGGTCAAGATCGTCGACTCCGAGGGCTCCTCGCAGAAGGAGATCTCGAAGATCCAGGCCATCCTGGCGCAGGGCAAGAAGGCCATCGTCTTCGTCAACACCGTCGCCAGCTCCGACGTCCCGCCGATCATCAACTCCTGCAAGCAGGCCGGCGCCTACTGCACGATCTGGTGGAACAAGCCCGACGACTACGAGCCCTGGGACCAGGGCAACAACTTCGTCGCCTTCCAGAAGCACGGCGGCGTCGACAGCGGCCGCTGCACCGCCAGCACGCTGGCCGAGGCCATCGGCACCGGCGGCATCCTCGCCCTGGGCGGCGTCCAGGACAGCACCACCAGCCAGACCCGCGTCGCCGGGCTCAAGGACGAGCTCAAGAAGTACCCGAACGTCGACCTGCTCGAGGTGCGCCCGGCCAACTGGGACCCGCAGCTGGCCTTCCAGGAGACCCAGAGCGCGATCGCGAAGTACGGCGACAAGATCAAGGGCATCTGGGCCGCCGACGACGGCATGATCATCGGCGCCAAGGAGGCCGTCGACAAGTCCGAGCTCAAGGGCAAGGTCAAGTTCTCCTCCGACGGCCTCTACCCGCCGGTCATCGACGTCATGAAGCAGAAGGACAACCCGATCGTCGGCGAGACCTTCCACCGCGGCTACATGGCCTCCTCCATCGGTCTCTACACCGCCTACCTCGCCGCCACCGGCAAGATCGACCCCTCGAAGCTGCCGCACGAGAAGCGGGACAGCCTCTTCAAGATCAGCTGTGTCACCCCGGAGAACCTGGCCGACTACACGAAGTACGACACCCAGGCCTACAAGGACCAGTTCATCGACGGCCTGATCAAGAACGGCCCCTGGGACGCCCAGCCCGTCCCGCTCGTGGGCGGCGGCCCCGAGAAGCTGCCCAACAGCTGA
- a CDS encoding xylulokinase gives MSYDYVIGIDCSTTAAKAVVWNAWGEALSEARVTFELMQPRPGWGEQNAEDWWAATAGAVRRAVQTVDASRIGALCITHQRESFVCVDDSGHPLRPAMLWLDTRATAEVEKHGTSEVHRITGKPPNPTPAWYKLLWLLEHEPDLFDRLDKVVDVAGFLAHRMTGRWATSWASADPLGLVDMATFDYDDGLLEAAGLSRSQVPELCAPGSVLGELRPEVTAQLGLPAGLPVVAGVGDGQSAQLGTGITEPGRAYLNLGTGIVSGTFSETYCYGREYRTLAAAVPGAYTLETFIGGGTHNLNWFVQKFSGVDTRALGLDLTPEQVLETAAAQLPPGSEGLLALPYWTGALTPYWDHNARGVLLGLTGAHGKSHVYRALLEGIAFEQRFLTSGAEEALGAPVTDVIALGGGTRSRVWCKIIADVMQRRVTVVKEPESTCLGSGMLAAAAVGIHESIPAAAAAMSGTAKSYEPDPVRARTYDRLYEVYRDIYPSTRDLFARLAEATS, from the coding sequence ATGAGCTACGACTACGTCATCGGCATCGACTGCTCGACGACCGCCGCCAAGGCCGTGGTGTGGAACGCCTGGGGCGAGGCGCTGTCTGAGGCCCGCGTCACCTTCGAGCTGATGCAGCCGCGACCCGGCTGGGGGGAGCAGAACGCCGAGGACTGGTGGGCCGCCACCGCCGGCGCCGTGCGCCGTGCGGTGCAGACCGTGGACGCCTCGCGCATCGGCGCGCTGTGCATCACCCACCAGCGCGAGTCCTTCGTGTGCGTCGACGACTCCGGGCACCCGCTGCGCCCGGCCATGCTGTGGCTGGACACCCGCGCGACGGCCGAGGTGGAGAAGCACGGCACCTCGGAGGTCCACCGGATCACCGGCAAGCCGCCGAACCCCACGCCGGCCTGGTACAAGCTGCTCTGGCTGCTCGAGCACGAGCCCGACCTGTTCGACCGCCTCGACAAGGTCGTCGACGTGGCGGGCTTCCTGGCCCACCGCATGACGGGTCGGTGGGCCACGTCGTGGGCCAGCGCCGACCCGCTCGGCCTGGTCGACATGGCCACCTTCGACTACGACGACGGGTTGCTGGAGGCAGCGGGGCTGTCCCGCAGCCAGGTGCCCGAGCTGTGCGCCCCGGGCAGCGTCCTGGGCGAGCTCCGGCCCGAGGTGACCGCCCAGCTCGGGCTGCCCGCCGGCCTCCCGGTGGTCGCCGGCGTCGGTGACGGGCAGTCCGCGCAGCTCGGCACCGGCATCACCGAGCCCGGCCGCGCCTACCTCAACCTGGGCACCGGCATCGTGTCGGGCACGTTCAGCGAGACCTACTGCTACGGGAGGGAGTACCGCACCCTGGCGGCCGCCGTGCCCGGGGCCTACACGCTCGAGACGTTCATCGGCGGTGGGACGCACAACCTCAACTGGTTCGTCCAGAAGTTCAGCGGCGTGGACACACGTGCGCTCGGCCTCGACCTCACCCCCGAGCAGGTCCTCGAGACGGCGGCGGCCCAGCTCCCACCGGGCTCGGAGGGGCTGCTGGCGCTGCCCTACTGGACCGGCGCCCTCACGCCGTACTGGGACCACAACGCGCGCGGCGTGCTGCTGGGCCTGACCGGTGCGCACGGCAAGTCCCACGTCTACCGGGCGCTGCTGGAGGGCATCGCCTTCGAGCAGCGGTTCCTCACCTCGGGCGCCGAGGAGGCGCTGGGGGCGCCGGTCACCGACGTGATCGCGCTGGGTGGCGGGACCCGCAGCAGGGTGTGGTGCAAGATCATCGCCGACGTCATGCAACGCCGCGTCACCGTCGTCAAGGAGCCGGAGAGCACCTGCCTGGGATCGGGGATGCTCGCGGCGGCCGCCGTGGGCATCCACGAGTCGATCCCGGCCGCGGCGGCCGCGATGAGCGGCACGGCGAAGTCCTACGAGCCGGACCCGGTCAGGGCGCGCACCTACGACCGCCTCTACGAGGTCTACCGCGACATCTACCCCTCGACCCGCGACCTGTTCGCCCGTCTCGCCGAGGCGACCTCATGA
- a CDS encoding iron-containing alcohol dehydrogenase gives MPASSPAVESVDVGTLLAEVDPDGTTAPCRLRSLLLGDVVDEVVATVGELLGGVTSGARVVLLVDAVPILRDGTDLKEAVAARLGQDHDVVVRVLDDGSPELHVVDEVLDRATSAVTGADAVVALGGGTISDIGKVAVARARGEGARPVLLTLQTAASVDGYTDDVSVVLRGGVKRTVPSCWPDAVLADSVTIAGAPARMNSAGFGEMTSMLVAPADWRLAALVGVDPTFQEGPVRLLGRLGADLGSFSHGVAAADPDAVAQLTRALALRGIATGIAGTTAVLSGMEHLVSHMLDQHHSQHHLPMGLHGAQVGVASVVAAAAWEMLVERLDAGRPADVRVDHLQPDAARARVESAFGHLDEEGRVAAECLADYGKKATTITAHLDDVRRLLAAWSDHRADLTRLLTPSSEIAAGLRAAGTAVTFEELDPRVGPELARWAVESCALMRNRFTVVDLLDLLGWWESADVDEVMDRAERAVAAADAMDRVEA, from the coding sequence GTGCCTGCCTCCTCCCCCGCGGTCGAGTCCGTCGACGTCGGGACCCTGCTCGCCGAGGTCGACCCCGACGGCACCACCGCGCCGTGCCGCCTGCGCAGCCTGCTGCTCGGCGACGTCGTCGACGAGGTCGTCGCCACCGTCGGCGAGCTGCTCGGCGGGGTCACGTCCGGGGCCCGGGTCGTGCTGCTCGTCGACGCGGTCCCCATCCTGCGCGACGGGACGGACCTCAAGGAGGCCGTCGCCGCGCGGTTGGGGCAGGACCACGACGTGGTCGTCAGGGTCCTCGACGACGGCTCCCCGGAGCTGCACGTCGTGGACGAGGTCCTCGATCGCGCGACGTCGGCGGTCACCGGCGCCGATGCCGTGGTCGCCCTCGGGGGCGGCACGATCAGCGACATCGGCAAGGTGGCGGTCGCCCGCGCTCGCGGCGAGGGCGCGCGCCCGGTGCTGCTGACCCTGCAGACCGCCGCCTCGGTCGACGGCTACACCGACGACGTCTCGGTGGTCCTCCGGGGCGGGGTCAAGCGCACCGTCCCGTCGTGCTGGCCGGACGCCGTCCTCGCCGACTCGGTGACCATCGCCGGGGCGCCCGCGCGCATGAACAGCGCCGGGTTCGGCGAGATGACCTCGATGCTCGTCGCCCCCGCCGACTGGCGCCTGGCGGCCCTGGTCGGGGTCGACCCGACCTTCCAGGAGGGACCCGTCCGGCTCCTGGGCCGCCTCGGCGCCGACCTCGGGTCCTTCAGCCACGGCGTGGCCGCGGCCGACCCCGACGCCGTCGCGCAGCTCACCCGCGCCCTCGCGCTGCGGGGCATCGCCACCGGGATCGCCGGCACCACCGCCGTGCTGTCCGGCATGGAGCACCTGGTCAGCCACATGCTCGACCAGCACCACAGCCAGCACCACCTGCCGATGGGGCTGCACGGCGCCCAGGTGGGGGTCGCCTCCGTCGTCGCCGCCGCGGCCTGGGAGATGCTCGTCGAGCGGCTCGACGCGGGCCGACCGGCCGACGTGCGGGTCGACCACCTGCAGCCCGACGCCGCTCGCGCTCGGGTCGAGAGCGCCTTCGGCCACCTCGACGAGGAGGGCCGGGTCGCCGCGGAGTGCCTGGCCGACTACGGCAAGAAGGCCACCACGATCACCGCGCACCTGGACGACGTACGCCGGCTGCTGGCCGCCTGGTCCGACCACCGCGCCGACCTGACCCGGCTGCTCACGCCGTCCTCCGAGATCGCCGCCGGGCTCCGCGCCGCGGGCACCGCGGTGACGTTCGAGGAGCTCGACCCCCGGGTCGGGCCGGAGCTCGCACGCTGGGCGGTGGAGAGCTGCGCCCTGATGCGCAACCGCTTCACGGTCGTCGACCTGCTCGACCTCCTCGGCTGGTGGGAGTCCGCCGACGTCGACGAGGTGATGGACCGTGCGGAGCGCGCCGTCGCGGCCGCCGACGCCATGGACAGGGTGGAGGCCTGA